The DNA segment AACAGCCAAGAGAGGTGCCACTTTTGAGATGAGATAATCTAATTAAAATCCCtacttctccatcatcatcggATCCCAAGAACATACAGGGATGAGGAAAGATTGGActtctttctcctctttttttttcttttgctgtaaCTAGGCATAAAGAACTGATCTGCAGCCGCGGCGTCCTTTCTTGGGGTTAATTTCTTGGATGAGCGATCtaagaagcaaaaaaaaaggaaaatggaaTGATCACTGAAGGCTACTTGCtgtctctttttctctctagtTTTTATGCTGATTGCGGCGACGATGCTCCGTTCTCTTggtggttgccggcggcgacggtggcggcggcggcggcggtggcggcggtggctgttCCGTTGATGTTGAAGTCGGTGgcgtgtggaggaggaggaggaggaggaggtgaggtgtGGTTGGTGGGAGGGTTGaatggcggggcggcggcggcggcggcggaggaggaggaggcgctgcGGCGGGCGCTGTGGCCGCCGAGGTAGTTGTGCTTGTTGTTGTGCATCCAGACCTTGAAGACGCCCTTGCCGACGCCGATGTCGCGGCACCACTCGTCGACGATGGCCTCGTCGCGCTTCTGGAGGCGCCACCCGAGCCGCTCCGAGAGCTCCTGCATCCGCTGCTTCTGCTCGGCGGTGAACTTGGTGCGGAACCGCTTCCTcggcatcccgccgccgccggggggaggcgcggccgccgccgccggcgacatcacCTGCGGCGGGAGCCTCTGCGCCTGCCCGCTCGACCCCAGCGACAGCAGCATGTGCGGCGCCGAAGGGTAGTACGCCtggtgcgccaccgccgccgccagcggcggcggcggcggggacacgGACCGCTCGTCGTCGTACTCCGACCCGTCCGAGTCGGAGTCGGACTCGTCGCCATCCACCCCGGGGAGGCGGACCTCGGGCGTCTCCTCCCCGCGGTGCGGCGGCATGGGCGGCGCGGgcagcagcgccggcggcgcaagcggcggcggcggcgggggggacCCCTCCGGCAGCCGGCGGTGGAAGTTGCGGTGGCAGCCGCACGCGGCGCACCTGAGCGACGTCGGGTCGGCGGGGTTCGCCGCAGGCGACGGCATGAACTCCCCGCACCCGTCCAGCGCGTGCCCGCCCAGGCTCGCCGCGTGGTTCTTGAGGCACTCCCGGTACACCgtctctccccctccgccgccgcccaccgccggcgccaccgccgccggcttcgccgcCTTCTTGATGGCGCCGTTGGGGAACACGAGCGGCTTGTACTTGACGTCCATGGCCTCCATGGCCACTCGCCCTTGACCAACCAAGCTTAAGCCTACTGCTGCTGCCTAAGCTTTGGCTTTAGCATGGGACGACGGGTCAAGGGAGTGAGGAAAACAACAGGTAAGGAGGTGAAGCGAAGGCGAGGAGATAAGAATAAAAAGGccaaggaaagagagagagagagaggtgagagagtgAGACACAAGGGGAATAGAGGGAAAAAAACTCATTAATCATGTAATTAGTGACACCAATAAAAGTTTGAttggaaattattttttttttcttggagatATACCATGAGTGACTCCATATATTGAATTGAGTATGGTGTAGATGTTGTCGTAACCGGATAAATACGGACTGTTAGATCGAAAGTTGACGGCGATACAGATATACGGTGACGCCGCAAACGACATCGGTTTTTTGTTTGACCCTTAAATTGAGCTGTCATTGACATCACCACATAACCTGCAGCTATGTACACGTGTAAATTATGTGTTCCTTGTACAGTTGTCATCGTGTGTAACGAATATCGATAAAATTTATTACACATGTATTTTTGTGTAgttatagtatatttttaacGTTTTGCTGGAGACAGGCTATGACAGTGCATATTATTTAATATGTATTTATATCACGAGATTTACATATGAAATCGTTGTATTTATAATCAACACTAACGAAAATCACAGAGGCAACAAAGTCTTTTCTTCAATTTTTGTGACATTTACATTATTATATTTAGATAGATAAAACTGTTCAATCATATATCACTGACTAAGAAAAAGAAcattttagtgttttttttcaagATAGACCATGATTTATAACACCATAGTCTTGCATATCTTGCAGTTGTATTACAACTAGATGTGTGTATGACTTGAATTGTGAATCAATGCCGTGTGACCACAGGAACAGAGGAGAGGATGGTTTTAATTTGACCCTCCATATGAGATGTCATTGACATCATCAGATGGTCAGAACATGTAACCGTTTTTACCACTCTATGGAAAATCTCAATCATTATTTGACAATACATTCTTAGCTAAGAAAAATGAAGATTTGAATGACTTGTTACACATGCTCATATGTTATTGTACTTGAAGTAGATGTATATATGGACCGTTGGATAAGGATCAAAATAAGAGGGACACTGAACCAACTACATTGAATCCTAACATATACTATCATGGTAAAAAGAGAAATTAAGTAAACAATTGTtatgtatattatttttttaaagaaacgaAAATATGAACTCCAAGGTTAATTCGGCAACTACAAACATATATGGCTCTTACATTAAACATCAACATGGTTAGGCCCCGTTTGGGTGAAGATTAAGTACGGAATGCAaaacgagaaaatcattaatgtataattaattaagctttaaTTATTTGTATTTAGAAAttgtatttatctaatattgtaaagcaacttatatataaaaattttttacacaaaatgtatcgtttaacagtttaaaaaacatgttaTGAAAATCGGGTTAAAATTTGtatgttaattagaaaaaaaaagggaag comes from the Oryza glaberrima chromosome 9, OglaRS2, whole genome shotgun sequence genome and includes:
- the LOC127783544 gene encoding zinc-finger homeodomain protein 9 — protein: MEAMDVKYKPLVFPNGAIKKAAKPAAVAPAVGGGGGGETVYRECLKNHAASLGGHALDGCGEFMPSPAANPADPTSLRCAACGCHRNFHRRLPEGSPPPPPPLAPPALLPAPPMPPHRGEETPEVRLPGVDGDESDSDSDGSEYDDERSVSPPPPPLAAAVAHQAYYPSAPHMLLSLGSSGQAQRLPPQVMSPAAAAAPPPGGGGMPRKRFRTKFTAEQKQRMQELSERLGWRLQKRDEAIVDEWCRDIGVGKGVFKVWMHNNKHNYLGGHSARRSASSSSAAAAAAPPFNPPTNHTSPPPPPPPPHATDFNINGTATAATAAAAATVAAGNHQENGASSPQSA